A genomic segment from Solidesulfovibrio carbinolicus encodes:
- a CDS encoding TraK family protein, producing the protein MAKSGRIARCMGRVEFRSCQIEILDMHNKGYANKHIYDKLADQGKLTLAYSTFNAHLRKLLQAKDSKSIEIQSIDRKKIFEVPHNTELI; encoded by the coding sequence CGCATTGCCCGATGTATGGGCCGTGTAGAATTTAGATCTTGCCAGATCGAGATTCTGGATATGCACAATAAAGGGTACGCCAATAAGCACATCTACGATAAATTGGCAGATCAGGGGAAGTTGACATTGGCATACTCAACGTTTAATGCCCATCTTCGCAAACTGTTGCAGGCAAAAGATTCAAAATCAATAGAAATACAATCAATTGATCGGAAGAAAATATTTGAAGTGCCCCACAACACTGAATTGATCTAG